A window of Chitinophaga sp. MM2321 contains these coding sequences:
- a CDS encoding C40 family peptidase yields MKTTPAAENTGQVEFIDGIRTNNRVRNHTSFNSKDVSISKNITQSSANLENAQGWQFKYAQLLDVPVEDVLNHRLYSFIEEWWGTPYRLGGKTRDGIDCSGFVNTLVNSVFQLSLAGNSVQLYNQVKRLSTRDLREGDLVFFKIHHKRISHVGIYLENDKFVHASVSSGVMISDLKETYWKKYYAGGGRL; encoded by the coding sequence GTGAAAACTACGCCGGCAGCTGAAAATACTGGCCAGGTGGAGTTTATAGATGGTATCCGTACAAATAATCGCGTCCGCAACCATACTTCTTTTAATAGTAAAGATGTCAGCATCAGCAAAAATATAACGCAGAGCAGCGCCAACCTGGAGAATGCGCAGGGCTGGCAGTTTAAATATGCACAACTGCTGGATGTGCCCGTAGAAGATGTGCTGAACCACCGTTTATATAGTTTTATTGAAGAATGGTGGGGGACTCCTTACCGTTTGGGTGGCAAAACCAGGGATGGTATCGACTGCTCCGGCTTTGTGAACACACTTGTAAACAGCGTATTTCAACTGAGCCTTGCCGGCAACTCGGTACAGTTGTACAACCAGGTGAAAAGACTCAGTACCCGCGACCTGCGCGAAGGAGACCTGGTATTTTTCAAAATTCATCACAAACGTATATCACATGTAGGCATCTATCTTGAAAATGATAAATTCGTACACGCCTCTGTTAGCTCAGGTGTAATGATCAGTGATTTAAAAGAAACCTACTGGAAGAAGTATTATGCAGGTGGTGGCAGGTTATAA
- the dnaE gene encoding DNA polymerase III subunit alpha: protein MIPTFVAMIFSHLHVHTQYSLLDGAADIKSLYKKAMSSNQPALAITDHGNMFGAFQFVAEAYNNKLNPGDPKDKRLKVKPIVGCEFYVVENRHKRAFTREEKDIRYHQVLLAKDDEGYRNLIKLCSLGYMEGLYGKYPRIDKELVLQYHKGLIATTCCLGASVPKTILRKGEDEGEKEFKWWLDIFGDDFYVELQRHGIPEQDQVNVVLLRFAAKYNVKVIASNDSHYVDQADANAHDILLCINTGEKKSTPTNKEFSDDDVSMKNRRFAFYNDQFYFKTTEEMTKLFHDLPQAIDNTNEIVDKVQLLDLKRDILLPNFPIPKEFITQDQYLRHLTYEGARTRYTEMTADVEERINFELQVIENMGFAGYFLIVADFIKAGRDLGVFIGPGRGSAAGSAVAYCVGITNIDPIKYNLLFERFLNPDRKSMPDIDTDFDDEGRQKVIDYVVQKYGRNQVAQIITYGTMAAKMSIKDVARVMDLPLIESNILAKLVPDKPGIQLARIFNAPLDGDKSLSEKEGLAGEDLENVKKLRELIKGDDLQGEVLREACVLEGSVRNTGIHAAGIIIAPQDLYNLIPVSTAKDSDLLVTQFEGSIIESAGVIKMDFLGLKTLTIIKGALELIRMNHGVEIEIDNIPLDDALTYELYQKGETNATFQFESPGMQKYLRELKPDRFDDLIAMNALYRPGPLEYIPLFIRRKHGLEPVTYDIAAMEEYLKDTYGITVYQEQVMLLSQKLANFSRGDADILRKAMGKKQIAVLNKMKSQFMEGCAANGHDPKVCEKVWTDWEAFASYAFNKSHSTCYAFVAYQTAYLKAHYPSEYMAAVLNCASNIEKITFFMEESKRMGLDVLPPDVNESFKGFAVNKQGQVRFGFGGLKGVGEAAIENLLEERKKDGPFKNIFDFIKRVNQRAVNKKSIEALVMSGAFDCFPEFHRAQYFHKPEGENMTGLDRIVKFGQQVTAGSSNIGSLFGDDDMPDVEPPKIPTCDQWPLIMKLNNEKDVTGIYISGHPLDDYRFEMKYYNMNTVQELVEYQAEIAMPGGNGGRSRERNFRLAVYITNAQERISRNNRQFGVMTIEDYTGKFEFALWSEDFIRFAPYLKPGLCLFINGGFKSKRFNDNEYEFKVSSIQLLQEVKKTHTKQVFLATAPKLLNRDTVDFLVDNMARFPGNSVLHVQLVDHDDQLQVKLHTFNKKLEMNDELAQFLHKQPDIDVYIETINK from the coding sequence ATGATCCCTACTTTTGTCGCTATGATCTTTTCTCACTTACACGTACATACACAATATTCATTACTGGATGGTGCAGCTGATATCAAATCGTTGTACAAAAAAGCCATGTCATCTAATCAGCCGGCATTAGCTATAACAGACCATGGTAATATGTTTGGTGCATTCCAGTTTGTGGCAGAGGCGTATAATAATAAACTGAATCCCGGCGATCCGAAAGATAAAAGGCTGAAAGTAAAACCAATTGTTGGTTGTGAATTTTATGTAGTAGAAAACCGCCATAAACGGGCTTTTACCAGGGAAGAAAAAGATATCCGTTATCACCAGGTATTACTGGCAAAAGATGATGAAGGTTACCGCAACCTGATCAAACTTTGTTCCCTGGGTTATATGGAAGGACTTTACGGAAAATATCCGCGTATAGATAAAGAACTCGTTTTACAATACCATAAAGGATTGATCGCTACCACCTGTTGCCTCGGTGCATCTGTTCCCAAAACCATTTTGCGTAAGGGAGAAGATGAAGGCGAAAAGGAATTTAAATGGTGGCTGGATATTTTCGGAGATGATTTCTATGTGGAATTACAACGCCACGGTATTCCGGAACAGGACCAGGTAAACGTTGTACTGCTGCGCTTTGCGGCCAAATATAATGTCAAGGTCATTGCCTCCAACGACTCCCACTATGTGGATCAGGCGGATGCCAACGCACATGACATCCTGCTCTGTATCAACACCGGCGAAAAGAAAAGCACGCCTACCAATAAAGAATTTTCGGATGATGATGTGTCAATGAAGAACCGGCGTTTCGCTTTTTACAACGACCAGTTCTATTTCAAGACCACGGAGGAAATGACCAAATTGTTTCATGACCTTCCGCAAGCCATCGACAATACCAACGAAATCGTGGACAAGGTGCAGCTGCTGGACCTGAAACGCGATATCCTGTTGCCCAACTTCCCTATTCCGAAAGAATTTATTACACAGGACCAGTACCTGCGGCACCTCACTTATGAAGGCGCCCGCACCAGGTATACGGAAATGACCGCCGATGTTGAAGAACGGATCAACTTTGAGTTGCAGGTAATCGAAAACATGGGGTTTGCCGGTTACTTCCTCATCGTAGCCGACTTTATCAAAGCCGGCCGGGACCTCGGTGTATTCATAGGCCCCGGACGTGGGTCTGCTGCCGGTTCTGCGGTAGCCTACTGCGTAGGTATCACCAATATTGACCCGATTAAATATAATCTGCTGTTTGAGCGTTTCCTCAACCCGGATCGTAAGAGCATGCCCGATATTGATACGGACTTCGATGATGAAGGCCGTCAGAAAGTTATTGACTACGTAGTACAGAAATATGGCCGTAACCAGGTAGCACAGATCATCACCTATGGTACCATGGCGGCTAAAATGAGTATCAAGGACGTGGCCCGTGTAATGGATCTGCCCCTGATAGAATCCAACATACTCGCTAAACTGGTACCGGACAAACCCGGCATCCAGCTGGCCCGTATCTTCAACGCCCCCCTGGATGGCGATAAAAGCCTGTCAGAAAAAGAAGGATTGGCCGGAGAAGATCTTGAAAACGTAAAGAAGCTCCGCGAATTGATCAAGGGAGATGATCTACAGGGAGAAGTACTGAGAGAAGCCTGCGTACTGGAAGGTTCCGTAAGAAATACCGGTATCCACGCAGCAGGTATCATCATCGCTCCGCAGGACCTCTATAACCTGATCCCCGTATCTACCGCCAAAGACTCCGACCTGCTGGTCACCCAGTTTGAAGGCAGTATCATTGAATCAGCCGGCGTTATCAAGATGGACTTCCTGGGGCTGAAAACCCTCACCATCATCAAAGGGGCGCTGGAACTAATCCGTATGAATCACGGGGTGGAAATCGAAATCGATAATATCCCGCTGGACGATGCACTGACCTATGAGCTGTACCAGAAAGGCGAAACAAACGCCACGTTCCAGTTCGAGTCGCCCGGTATGCAGAAGTATCTCCGTGAACTGAAACCGGATAGATTTGATGACCTTATTGCGATGAACGCCCTGTATCGTCCAGGTCCGCTGGAGTACATCCCGTTATTTATCCGCCGTAAACACGGACTGGAGCCGGTTACCTACGATATCGCCGCCATGGAGGAATACCTGAAAGATACCTACGGTATCACGGTATACCAGGAACAGGTGATGTTGCTCAGCCAGAAACTGGCCAACTTCTCCCGTGGTGATGCGGATATCCTCCGTAAAGCAATGGGTAAAAAGCAGATTGCGGTACTGAATAAGATGAAGTCGCAATTTATGGAAGGTTGCGCCGCCAATGGCCACGACCCCAAAGTATGCGAAAAGGTGTGGACAGACTGGGAAGCATTCGCCTCCTATGCGTTCAATAAGTCGCACTCCACCTGTTATGCTTTCGTAGCCTATCAAACCGCTTACCTCAAAGCCCACTACCCTTCTGAATATATGGCGGCAGTACTTAACTGCGCCAGCAATATAGAAAAGATCACCTTCTTCATGGAAGAATCCAAACGCATGGGCCTCGATGTATTACCGCCCGATGTGAATGAATCTTTCAAAGGCTTTGCGGTCAATAAACAAGGCCAGGTACGTTTTGGCTTTGGTGGCCTCAAAGGTGTTGGCGAAGCCGCCATCGAAAACCTGCTGGAAGAAAGAAAAAAAGATGGTCCCTTCAAAAATATCTTCGACTTTATCAAACGCGTTAACCAACGCGCGGTCAATAAAAAATCGATTGAAGCCCTCGTCATGTCAGGCGCTTTCGACTGCTTCCCGGAATTCCACCGGGCACAATACTTCCATAAACCGGAAGGTGAAAACATGACTGGTCTTGACAGAATCGTGAAGTTCGGACAGCAGGTCACTGCGGGCTCTTCCAATATCGGCAGCCTCTTTGGCGACGACGATATGCCGGATGTAGAGCCGCCAAAGATCCCCACCTGCGATCAATGGCCGCTGATCATGAAGCTGAATAATGAAAAAGATGTAACCGGTATCTACATCTCCGGTCATCCGCTGGATGACTACCGCTTCGAAATGAAGTATTACAACATGAACACGGTGCAGGAACTGGTGGAATACCAGGCAGAAATTGCCATGCCCGGTGGAAACGGCGGACGCTCGCGGGAACGCAACTTCAGGCTGGCGGTATATATCACTAATGCACAGGAAAGGATCTCTCGTAATAACCGTCAGTTTGGCGTAATGACGATAGAAGATTACACCGGTAAGTTCGAATTTGCGCTGTGGAGTGAAGACTTCATCCGCTTTGCCCCTTACCTCAAACCGGGATTATGTCTCTTCATCAACGGCGGCTTCAAATCCAAGCGTTTCAACGATAACGAATATGAGTTCAAGGTGAGCAGCATCCAGCTCCTCCAGGAAGTAAAGAAAACACACACCAAACAGGTGTTTCTGGCAACAGCGCCAAAGCTCCTCAACCGTGATACAGTGGACTTCCTGGTAGATAATATGGCCCGCTTCCCGGGCAACAGTGTACTACATGTACAGCTGGTGGATCATGATGATCAGCTCCAGGTTAAATTGCATACATTTAATAAGAAACTGGAGATGAATGACGAGTTGGCGCAATTCCTGCATAAACAGCCGGATATTGATGTTTATATAGAGACAATCAATAAGTAA
- the trxA gene encoding thioredoxin yields MALEFTDSNFETEVLNSDKLTVIDFWAEWCGPCRAIGPVIEELSKDYAGKVNIGKVNVDQNPQLSVNYGITSIPAILFVKGGQVVDKQVGAVPKSVLDKKIQANL; encoded by the coding sequence ATGGCTTTAGAATTCACTGACTCGAACTTTGAAACGGAAGTCTTGAACTCCGATAAATTAACAGTAATCGATTTTTGGGCGGAATGGTGTGGCCCTTGTCGTGCTATCGGTCCGGTAATCGAAGAACTGTCTAAAGATTACGCAGGTAAAGTAAACATCGGAAAAGTAAACGTGGATCAGAATCCGCAGTTATCCGTTAATTACGGTATCACCAGCATCCCGGCTATCCTCTTCGTGAAAGGTGGTCAGGTGGTTGACAAACAAGTAGGTGCCGTGCCTAAATCCGTACTTGATAAGAAAATACAGGCCAACCTGTAA
- a CDS encoding M43 family zinc metalloprotease yields the protein MRYRAIVLLAFLYCLPAIAQRKCGTATALQQRVIEHPPLQQLIQNNENRMIQGQRRQQQLRIMADALPQTVSIPVVVHVVLDDTAAVTDAQILSQLAVLNNDYSATNTDLSGVPGVWQSLIGNTRINFCLAQRTPANEPTNGIIRVKTPQGQSFAIYNGSPDVKYNATGGSDAWDTKEYLNIWVTRLSGNYLGVAAPPGTGYPVEQEGVVIHYTAFGTTGSVGKVYNLGRTSTHEVGHYFGLRHIWGDDSGGCSQDDGIDDTPLQGDNTYGCPTFPEVDNCTTTVPGIMFMNYMDYTDDACMHFFTAGQVSRMRYVLENTIASLLNSDGCTPVTLPGEDAALTTISGAAGKLCDNRILPVVTLRNRGANALTTTGINYQLNNGDIITYQWNGNLGSLRETTVSLPATNVPIGLYTLKAWTQLPNGKTDPHTDNDSVSSRFHFDAEMSLPFEEGFENDSFPPPGWDLYNPDRSFTWERSRDVGKGSNASTLIRNLGYNVNDQTDDLITPVLDPQGHDSVFLFFDVAAAVYSNPASSGNAWDTLKVLVTTDCHQTGETAYTKWGPNLITHPGALTTEFVPTATEWRRDSVDLTALIHKVKFQVAFRNISNSENNIYIDNIKIVTKDINPDLRKAGVLVNPNPTNGVVWVTFYEIPEDLQQVAIYNAAGQFIVSQPASAINRSNRMTFNLVNEPNGVYFVKLIYRNRANTIKLMKVR from the coding sequence TTGCGTTATAGAGCTATTGTCCTCCTTGCCTTTTTATATTGCTTGCCGGCGATAGCCCAGCGCAAGTGTGGCACCGCCACTGCCCTGCAACAACGGGTTATTGAACATCCGCCACTACAACAGCTGATTCAGAACAATGAAAACAGGATGATACAGGGGCAACGTCGGCAGCAGCAATTACGGATCATGGCGGATGCCCTTCCGCAAACAGTCAGTATTCCGGTAGTAGTACACGTGGTGCTGGACGACACCGCTGCTGTAACCGATGCACAGATACTATCCCAGCTGGCTGTACTTAACAACGACTATTCCGCTACAAATACTGACCTCTCCGGCGTACCGGGCGTATGGCAGTCGCTTATCGGCAATACAAGGATCAATTTCTGCCTGGCACAGAGAACGCCCGCCAATGAGCCCACCAACGGTATTATACGTGTAAAAACCCCGCAGGGTCAAAGCTTTGCTATTTATAACGGCAGCCCCGACGTAAAATATAATGCTACCGGCGGCTCCGATGCCTGGGATACTAAAGAATACCTGAACATCTGGGTAACACGTCTTTCCGGTAATTATCTTGGCGTAGCCGCTCCTCCAGGTACGGGCTATCCGGTGGAACAGGAAGGTGTAGTGATCCATTATACCGCTTTTGGAACAACCGGTAGCGTGGGCAAGGTGTACAACCTTGGCCGTACCAGTACCCATGAGGTAGGTCATTATTTTGGATTAAGACATATATGGGGAGATGACAGCGGCGGATGTTCCCAGGACGATGGCATCGATGATACGCCCTTGCAGGGAGATAATACCTACGGATGCCCCACTTTTCCGGAAGTCGATAACTGTACCACTACAGTACCCGGTATTATGTTCATGAACTACATGGATTACACCGATGATGCCTGTATGCACTTTTTTACAGCGGGACAGGTAAGCCGCATGCGCTACGTGCTGGAAAATACCATTGCCTCCCTGTTAAATTCAGATGGCTGTACGCCTGTAACGCTCCCTGGAGAAGATGCGGCACTGACAACCATCTCCGGCGCTGCCGGCAAGCTCTGCGACAACCGTATCCTGCCGGTCGTTACCCTGCGAAACAGAGGCGCTAATGCGCTCACCACTACCGGCATCAATTACCAGCTGAATAATGGCGACATCATAACCTATCAATGGAATGGCAACCTGGGCAGCCTCCGGGAAACAACCGTGAGCCTTCCCGCAACCAACGTTCCTATCGGGTTGTATACCCTGAAAGCCTGGACACAATTGCCCAATGGGAAAACAGATCCTCATACAGATAATGATTCCGTGAGCAGCCGCTTTCACTTTGATGCGGAGATGAGCCTGCCTTTTGAAGAGGGCTTTGAAAACGATTCCTTCCCCCCACCGGGTTGGGACCTCTACAACCCCGACCGCAGCTTCACCTGGGAGCGTAGCCGGGATGTGGGTAAAGGCAGCAATGCTTCCACGCTGATACGTAACCTCGGCTATAATGTCAATGACCAGACCGACGACCTGATTACGCCTGTCCTTGATCCGCAGGGTCATGACTCCGTATTCCTGTTCTTCGATGTGGCGGCAGCCGTTTATTCCAATCCGGCTTCCAGCGGCAACGCCTGGGATACGCTGAAGGTTTTGGTAACCACTGATTGTCACCAAACGGGAGAAACAGCCTACACCAAATGGGGACCAAACCTTATTACACACCCGGGTGCGCTCACTACAGAGTTCGTTCCAACGGCTACAGAATGGCGACGTGATTCGGTGGATTTAACCGCGCTTATACATAAAGTAAAATTTCAAGTAGCATTCAGAAACATATCAAATTCAGAAAATAATATTTATATTGATAATATAAAAATAGTAACGAAAGATATCAACCCTGATCTACGCAAAGCAGGGGTGCTTGTCAACCCCAACCCGACAAATGGCGTAGTATGGGTGACATTTTACGAGATTCCGGAAGACCTTCAGCAGGTTGCCATTTACAACGCAGCCGGACAGTTCATTGTATCGCAACCCGCCAGTGCCATCAACCGCAGCAATCGGATGACCTTTAATTTGGTAAATGAACCAAATGGTGTTTATTTTGTAAAATTAATTTACAGGAACAGGGCCAACACCATTAAATTAATGAAAGTAAGATGA